A part of Azospirillum thermophilum genomic DNA contains:
- a CDS encoding Glu/Leu/Phe/Val dehydrogenase dimerization domain-containing protein — protein MRVFDHPDFDDHEQVVFCSDSESGLRAIIAVHDTTLGPALGGCRMWPYASDEEALRDVLRLSRGMTYKSAMAGLPLGGGKSVIIGNPRTGKSEALLRAMGRNVERLNGRYIVAEDSGTGVPDIQAMATETAHVSGIFEKPTADGGARNGDPSPATAYGVFVGLKAAVRHRLDRGDLDGLTVAIQGVGSVGAHLARHLREAGARLWIADIDREQVRRVAEELDAVPVGVDEIFDLQVDVFAPCALGAILNDDTVARLNAPVVAGAANNQLAVAHHGRALFDRGILYAPDYVINAGGVIDVHYERAGYDHGRVLRHIESIGGTLAEIFERSDAERLPTAAVADRIARQRIENARAR, from the coding sequence ATGCGTGTGTTCGACCATCCCGACTTCGACGATCATGAGCAGGTGGTCTTCTGCTCCGATTCCGAGTCCGGCCTGCGCGCCATCATCGCCGTCCACGACACGACGCTGGGGCCGGCGCTGGGCGGCTGCCGCATGTGGCCCTACGCCAGCGACGAGGAGGCCCTGCGCGACGTGCTCCGCCTGTCGCGCGGCATGACCTACAAGTCGGCGATGGCCGGGCTGCCGCTGGGCGGCGGCAAGTCGGTGATCATCGGCAACCCGCGCACCGGCAAGAGCGAGGCGCTGCTGCGCGCCATGGGCCGCAACGTCGAGCGGCTGAACGGCCGCTACATCGTCGCCGAGGATTCCGGCACCGGCGTGCCCGACATCCAGGCGATGGCGACCGAGACCGCCCATGTTTCCGGCATCTTCGAGAAGCCGACGGCCGACGGCGGCGCGCGCAACGGCGACCCCTCGCCGGCCACCGCCTACGGCGTGTTCGTCGGGCTGAAGGCGGCGGTGCGCCACCGGCTCGACCGCGGCGACCTCGACGGGCTGACCGTCGCCATCCAGGGCGTGGGCAGCGTCGGCGCCCATCTCGCCCGCCATCTGCGCGAGGCCGGCGCCCGCCTGTGGATCGCCGACATCGACCGGGAGCAGGTCCGCCGCGTGGCCGAGGAGCTGGACGCCGTCCCGGTCGGGGTGGACGAGATCTTCGACCTGCAGGTCGACGTCTTCGCCCCCTGCGCGCTGGGCGCCATCCTGAACGACGACACCGTGGCGCGCCTCAACGCGCCGGTGGTGGCCGGGGCGGCGAACAACCAGCTCGCCGTGGCGCATCACGGCCGCGCCCTGTTCGACCGCGGCATCCTCTACGCCCCGGACTACGTCATCAATGCCGGCGGCGTGATCGACGTCCATTACGAGCGGGCCGGCTACGACCACGGGCGCGTGCTGCGCCACATCGAGTCGATCGGCGGCACCCTTGCCGAAATCTTCGAGCGGTCCGACGCGGAACGCCTGCCGACGGCGGCGGTCGCCGACCGCATCGCGCGGCAGCGGATCGAGAACGCGCGCGCCCGTTGA
- a CDS encoding DUF3305 domain-containing protein, which yields MDRSERRTVGVLVERRRLDSPWADASWRPVAIVPEQPQLAPWTVLEEAGGATLFHAGPAEVALFPSEAENYRHNLDGGRPSIYVVLRRGAGEPGMRLLLATVDPGEVDAHSDAGDDLIEALPLPAPLVLRMERFVARHYVPRPFHKRRRDRADTEALARHRPDGAAPQETPHGRS from the coding sequence ATGGATCGCAGCGAACGCAGAACGGTCGGCGTGCTGGTGGAGCGCCGCCGGCTGGACAGCCCCTGGGCGGACGCCTCCTGGCGGCCGGTCGCCATCGTACCGGAGCAGCCGCAGCTTGCCCCCTGGACGGTGCTGGAGGAGGCCGGCGGCGCCACCCTCTTCCACGCCGGCCCGGCGGAGGTCGCGCTGTTCCCCAGCGAGGCGGAGAACTACAGGCACAATCTCGACGGCGGCCGGCCGTCGATCTACGTCGTGCTGCGGCGCGGCGCCGGGGAGCCCGGCATGCGCCTGCTGCTGGCGACGGTCGATCCCGGCGAGGTGGACGCCCATTCCGACGCCGGCGACGACCTGATCGAGGCGCTGCCCCTGCCGGCGCCGCTCGTCCTGAGGATGGAGCGCTTCGTCGCCCGCCATTACGTCCCCCGCCCCTTCCACAAGCGCCGCCGCGACCGCGCCGACACCGAGGCGCTGGCCCGCCACCGCCCGGACGGCGCCGCCCCGCAGGAGACGCCGCATGGCCGATCGTGA
- the qhpG gene encoding flavin-dependent monooxygenase QhpG yields the protein MHKKTADVLILGAGPSGVALACRLTALGWSVALLSAPRAPAWEGMSPRVVEGLRRAGCREAVAAAGGPVRRSAHWNGLASGLNGEHLVERPAFDAALLRDAAAAGVAPLSATVADLRPGPEGWLALDAAGRPLAAGRFLVEARGRRAPRSGGLRDRGPRTVAVARLYQGPHGPDGSAASAAAAFPDGWAWMARLPDGRRMVQVMVDAAAVPARGGLTGLQEQCVAASPEALAWIAGCAPLHDAAARDATAVLRTEVIGPGWLRIGDAAFTGDPLSGHGVHAALSGAFAATAAVNTLLADPGALPLVRRFVEGRCAELFAHGAAVGNAFYRQETRWADRPFWRARAAWPPAPPPPARHGVRHCPVVIGDRIEEREVLVTPQLPRGVLTIEGVELAPLMRLAGQAAGASAAPASAIELARRLGQEPPRVATALAWLGRNGFLGVGGGMPLP from the coding sequence ATGCATAAAAAGACGGCAGACGTGCTGATCCTGGGGGCCGGTCCGTCCGGGGTCGCGCTGGCCTGCCGCCTGACGGCGCTCGGCTGGTCGGTCGCCCTGCTCTCCGCCCCCCGCGCCCCCGCCTGGGAAGGGATGTCGCCCCGCGTGGTGGAGGGGCTGCGCCGCGCCGGCTGCCGCGAGGCGGTGGCCGCGGCGGGCGGGCCGGTGCGCCGCAGCGCCCATTGGAACGGCCTCGCCTCCGGCCTCAACGGCGAGCATCTGGTGGAACGGCCGGCCTTCGACGCCGCCCTGCTGCGCGACGCGGCGGCGGCGGGGGTGGCGCCGCTGTCCGCCACGGTGGCCGACCTGCGCCCGGGGCCGGAGGGCTGGCTGGCGCTGGACGCCGCCGGCCGGCCGCTCGCCGCCGGCCGCTTCCTGGTGGAGGCGCGCGGCCGCCGCGCCCCGCGGTCGGGCGGCCTGCGCGACCGCGGCCCGCGCACCGTGGCGGTCGCCCGGCTCTACCAGGGACCCCACGGCCCGGATGGCTCGGCGGCCAGCGCTGCCGCCGCCTTTCCCGACGGCTGGGCCTGGATGGCCCGCCTGCCGGACGGCCGCCGCATGGTGCAGGTCATGGTGGACGCCGCGGCGGTGCCGGCGCGCGGCGGGCTGACCGGGCTGCAGGAACAGTGCGTCGCCGCCTCGCCGGAGGCGCTGGCCTGGATCGCCGGCTGCGCGCCCCTCCACGACGCCGCGGCGCGCGACGCCACGGCGGTGCTGCGGACGGAGGTGATCGGCCCCGGCTGGCTGCGCATCGGCGACGCCGCCTTCACCGGCGACCCGCTCTCCGGCCACGGCGTCCATGCCGCCCTTTCCGGCGCCTTCGCCGCCACCGCGGCGGTCAACACGCTGCTGGCCGACCCCGGCGCGCTGCCGCTCGTCCGCCGCTTCGTCGAGGGACGCTGCGCCGAGCTGTTCGCCCATGGCGCAGCGGTCGGCAACGCCTTCTACCGGCAGGAGACGCGCTGGGCCGACCGCCCCTTCTGGCGCGCCCGCGCCGCCTGGCCGCCGGCCCCGCCGCCGCCGGCCCGGCACGGGGTGCGGCACTGCCCGGTGGTGATCGGCGACCGCATCGAGGAGCGCGAGGTCCTGGTCACCCCGCAGCTTCCGCGCGGCGTGCTGACCATCGAGGGGGTGGAGCTGGCGCCGCTGATGCGGCTGGCCGGGCAGGCGGCGGGGGCATCCGCCGCGCCGGCGTCGGCGATCGAGCTTGCGCGGCGGCTGGGCCAAGAGCCGCCGCGCGTTGCGACCGCTCTGGCCTGGCTCGGCCGGAACGGTTTTCTGGGAGTCGGCGGAGGGATGCCGCTCCCCTGA
- a CDS encoding DUF3306 domain-containing protein gives MADRESFLDRWSRLKRGTATPAAGGPAREEPAGESAAPPPEEEEEAASVLPPLDSLGADSDYSAFLGERVPEELRRLALRKAWSSDPKIAEFRGFAEYDWDFNAPGYGSLLPTDDIARLLDRVFPDQPAQEVAEEEAPEEADQTAGGTAAEPAAIEDPPAALPSPGPDGEIVTASADRHSPPPPDPSHSR, from the coding sequence ATGGCCGATCGTGAGAGCTTCCTCGACCGCTGGTCCCGCCTGAAGCGCGGGACCGCGACGCCCGCCGCCGGGGGGCCGGCCCGCGAAGAGCCGGCCGGCGAAAGCGCAGCCCCGCCGCCGGAGGAGGAGGAGGAGGCCGCCTCCGTCCTGCCGCCGCTCGACAGCCTGGGCGCCGACAGCGACTACAGCGCCTTCCTGGGCGAGCGCGTCCCGGAGGAGCTGCGCCGCCTCGCCCTGCGCAAGGCCTGGAGCAGCGACCCGAAGATCGCGGAGTTCCGCGGCTTCGCCGAGTATGACTGGGACTTCAACGCGCCGGGCTACGGCAGTCTGCTGCCCACCGACGACATCGCCCGGCTGCTCGACCGCGTCTTCCCCGACCAGCCCGCGCAGGAGGTGGCGGAAGAGGAGGCGCCGGAGGAAGCGGACCAGACGGCCGGCGGGACGGCCGCGGAGCCCGCCGCCATCGAGGATCCGCCCGCCGCCCTGCCCTCTCCGGGACCGGACGGGGAGATCGTCACGGCATCAGCTGACCGCCATTCACCTCCACCACCTGACCCGTCACATAGCCGCTGA
- a CDS encoding twin-arginine translocation signal domain-containing protein → MSADKTRDSGAGKPGFDRRDLLKALGLGTAGAAAAVLPAGGAQADESPQDQVKSRYRETEHVKRFYALNRL, encoded by the coding sequence ATGAGTGCCGACAAGACCAGGGATTCAGGAGCCGGCAAGCCCGGATTCGACCGCCGCGACCTGCTGAAGGCGCTGGGCCTCGGCACCGCCGGGGCGGCGGCGGCCGTGCTTCCGGCCGGCGGGGCGCAGGCGGATGAGTCGCCGCAGGACCAGGTGAAGTCCCGCTACCGCGAGACCGAGCACGTCAAGCGCTTCTACGCCCTGAATCGCCTGTAG
- a CDS encoding SDR family NAD(P)-dependent oxidoreductase produces the protein MTMTEPMTMGDWPATVLGDDLRGRRVLVTGSSRGIGAALGVALAGLGARVVLHGSGSSAAAHRLAAALAEQGADVRAVTGDFRRPDAVEAVVDAAVETLGGLDVLVNNAGTMVGRMPLAALEDGFLDEVVDLNLRSVVVACRRALPALKAAGGGVIVNTVSISARSGGSPGSSLYSASKAFVATFTRSLATELAGDRIRVNAVSPGTIDTDFHQRYSTPEKLAATAARIPLGRIGTAEDCVGAYLFLMSERLSGYVTGQVVEVNGGQLMP, from the coding sequence ATGACCATGACGGAGCCGATGACCATGGGCGATTGGCCGGCGACGGTGCTGGGCGACGACCTGCGCGGACGGCGCGTGCTGGTGACCGGCAGCAGCCGCGGGATTGGCGCCGCGCTGGGCGTGGCGCTGGCCGGGCTGGGCGCGCGGGTGGTGCTGCACGGCTCGGGATCGAGCGCCGCGGCGCATCGGCTCGCCGCGGCGCTGGCGGAGCAGGGGGCCGACGTGCGGGCGGTGACCGGCGACTTCCGCCGGCCGGACGCCGTGGAGGCGGTGGTCGACGCCGCGGTGGAGACGCTGGGCGGGCTCGACGTGCTGGTCAACAACGCCGGCACCATGGTCGGGCGCATGCCGCTGGCGGCGCTGGAGGACGGCTTCCTCGACGAGGTGGTGGACCTGAACCTGCGCTCGGTGGTGGTCGCCTGCCGGCGGGCCTTGCCGGCCCTGAAGGCGGCCGGCGGCGGGGTGATCGTCAACACCGTTTCAATTTCAGCGCGGAGCGGCGGCAGCCCCGGCTCCTCCCTCTACAGCGCGTCGAAGGCCTTCGTGGCGACCTTCACCCGCTCGCTGGCGACGGAGCTGGCCGGCGACCGCATCCGCGTCAACGCGGTGTCGCCGGGCACCATCGACACCGATTTCCACCAGCGCTACTCGACGCCCGAGAAGCTGGCGGCCACCGCCGCGCGCATCCCGCTCGGCCGCATCGGCACGGCGGAGGACTGCGTCGGCGCCTATCTGTTCCTGATGTCGGAGCGGCTCAGCGGCTATGTGACGGGTCAGGTGGTGGAGGTGAATGGCGGTCAGCTGATGCCGTGA
- a CDS encoding helix-turn-helix domain-containing protein, producing MGDPESVEVITDRAEDVCDQEKALRGWTQCYSQLQPGRFAGELREVVIPGVRLIRETTNLRLHQHTAPPPDMVVIGLPSLRSAPARFEGKEVEENDIMAFSGAKVCEFICSGPMSVLAIAIDARRLKDYRLTLPGMDRLRSGCFPSSHATKLRAELERLLNSVPEAGAAPQEAAGPGGLLRHAGVHMPILDRCLQVVEQITSDAPEPERSLAPSQRHVLVDRVVEYVRAHPDDTLSVAQIAQAVGVTTRMLEYSFASVLGITPKAWLRMIRLNAARRALKAADPRSATVAGIAMDHGFWHLGRFSTYYAAMYGEKPSDTLKARAQ from the coding sequence ATGGGCGATCCGGAATCCGTGGAGGTGATCACCGACCGCGCGGAGGATGTGTGCGACCAGGAGAAGGCGCTGCGCGGCTGGACGCAGTGCTACAGCCAGCTTCAGCCCGGGCGCTTCGCGGGCGAGCTGCGGGAGGTGGTGATCCCCGGCGTCCGCCTGATCCGCGAGACGACCAACCTGCGCCTGCACCAGCACACGGCGCCGCCGCCGGACATGGTGGTGATCGGCCTGCCGTCGCTGCGCTCGGCCCCCGCCCGGTTCGAGGGCAAGGAGGTGGAGGAGAACGACATCATGGCCTTCAGCGGCGCCAAGGTGTGCGAGTTCATCTGCTCCGGCCCGATGTCGGTGCTGGCGATCGCCATCGACGCCAGGCGGCTGAAGGACTACCGCCTGACGCTGCCGGGGATGGACCGGCTGCGCAGCGGCTGTTTTCCCAGCAGCCATGCGACGAAGCTGCGCGCCGAGCTGGAGCGGCTGCTGAACAGCGTTCCGGAGGCCGGCGCCGCGCCGCAGGAGGCCGCCGGGCCGGGCGGGCTGCTGCGCCATGCCGGCGTGCACATGCCGATCCTCGACCGCTGCCTGCAGGTGGTGGAGCAGATCACCTCCGACGCGCCGGAGCCGGAACGGTCGCTGGCGCCCTCGCAGCGCCACGTGCTGGTCGACCGGGTGGTGGAGTATGTCCGCGCCCATCCGGACGACACGCTGTCGGTGGCGCAGATCGCGCAGGCGGTCGGGGTGACCACCCGCATGCTGGAATACAGCTTCGCCAGCGTGCTGGGCATCACGCCCAAGGCCTGGCTGCGGATGATCCGGCTGAACGCCGCCCGCCGGGCGCTGAAGGCCGCCGACCCGCGCAGCGCCACCGTGGCGGGCATCGCCATGGACCACGGCTTCTGGCACCTCGGCCGCTTCTCGACCTACTATGCGGCGATGTACGGGGAGAAGCCGTCGGACACGCTGAAGGCGCGGGCGCAATAG
- a CDS encoding phytochelatin synthase family protein, whose amino-acid sequence MKQLKTLAAVTIWTACIAVSAQGQEEIRPKFGPDAVPLTQDREYLKRAEAPDYWALSPYYIAQSTGSSCSSTSVVMMLNALRGLPKQASQRLVTHSQLLNAVNDDHWREAVAENGEGISFTELADYVRRSLEAFDIDADVEVFRPRDMSPETLAELRRILNENEQSAGDVILAAFDQGTLTGDQPFGHISPIAAYDAVRRRVLVMDVDRAWYVPYWSSDIKLLEAMLKPDRADPEGSGLIRVRLRHASG is encoded by the coding sequence ATGAAGCAACTGAAGACGCTGGCCGCCGTGACGATCTGGACCGCCTGCATCGCGGTCTCGGCCCAGGGCCAGGAGGAGATCAGGCCGAAGTTCGGACCGGACGCGGTTCCGCTGACCCAGGACCGCGAGTATCTGAAGCGGGCGGAGGCGCCGGACTATTGGGCGCTCAGCCCCTACTACATCGCCCAGTCGACGGGCAGCTCCTGCTCATCCACCAGCGTCGTGATGATGCTGAACGCACTGCGCGGCCTGCCGAAGCAGGCGTCGCAGCGTCTGGTCACCCACAGCCAGCTTCTGAACGCGGTCAACGACGACCACTGGCGCGAGGCGGTGGCGGAGAACGGCGAGGGCATCTCCTTCACGGAGCTGGCCGACTATGTGCGCCGGAGCCTGGAGGCGTTCGACATCGACGCGGACGTGGAGGTCTTCCGCCCGCGCGACATGTCGCCGGAGACGCTGGCCGAGCTGCGCCGCATCCTGAACGAGAACGAGCAGAGCGCCGGCGACGTCATCCTGGCCGCCTTCGACCAGGGCACCCTGACCGGCGACCAGCCCTTCGGCCACATCTCGCCCATCGCCGCCTATGACGCGGTGCGGCGGCGGGTCCTGGTGATGGACGTGGACCGCGCCTGGTACGTCCCCTACTGGTCGAGCGACATCAAGCTGCTGGAGGCCATGCTGAAGCCCGACCGCGCCGACCCCGAGGGCAGCGGCCTGATCCGCGTCCGCCTGCGCCACGCCTCCGGCTGA
- a CDS encoding sodium-dependent transporter, with product MTDIDSTADGLRAAAPSGSASDAAPVRHAQWSSRLAFILAATGSAVGLGNIWKFPYITGEYGGGAFVLVYLACIAVIGIPIMMAEVALGRRGGQSPINTMRRILREDGRSRHWALIGWLGVAAAFLILTFYSVIGGWAVAYVVRAGGGAFSGASSDGIAALFSGLLASPGELLFWHGVFMALTVAVVARGVSGGLERATSILMPALFVILLVLVGYALASGHFSQGLRFLFSPDFSKIGVGGVLAALGHAFFTLSLGMGVMIAYGSYLPRGVSITRTAVSVSVMDTTVALLAGLAIFPLVYANGLEPSAGPGLVFKTLPLAFGQMPLGGLFGAAFFVLLVFAAWTSSISLLEPLVEWLEEHRGVRRGIAAAAAGIVAWVIGIASALSFNLWADVRPLGMFAAFADKGIFDLLDYLTANLMLPLVGLATAVFAGWVLSPRILEGELSEGRGHVFRLWRFLIRWVSPVAVAAVFWHNLG from the coding sequence ATGACCGACATCGACAGCACCGCGGACGGCCTCCGGGCCGCCGCCCCCTCCGGCAGCGCGAGTGATGCGGCGCCGGTCCGGCACGCGCAGTGGTCCTCGCGCCTCGCCTTCATCCTGGCCGCCACCGGTTCGGCGGTGGGGCTCGGCAACATCTGGAAGTTCCCCTACATCACCGGCGAATACGGCGGCGGCGCCTTCGTCCTCGTCTATCTCGCCTGCATCGCCGTCATCGGCATCCCCATCATGATGGCGGAGGTGGCGCTGGGGCGCCGCGGCGGGCAGAGCCCGATCAACACCATGCGCCGCATCCTGCGCGAGGACGGGCGGTCGCGCCACTGGGCGCTGATCGGCTGGCTGGGCGTCGCGGCGGCCTTCCTGATCCTGACCTTCTACAGCGTGATCGGCGGCTGGGCGGTCGCCTATGTGGTGCGGGCGGGCGGCGGGGCCTTCTCCGGCGCCTCCTCCGACGGGATCGCCGCGCTGTTCTCCGGCCTGCTGGCCAGCCCCGGCGAGCTGCTGTTCTGGCACGGCGTCTTCATGGCCCTGACCGTCGCGGTGGTGGCGCGCGGCGTCAGCGGCGGGCTGGAGCGCGCGACCTCCATCCTGATGCCGGCCCTGTTCGTCATCCTGCTGGTCCTGGTCGGCTATGCGCTGGCGAGCGGCCACTTCTCCCAGGGCCTGCGGTTCCTCTTCTCCCCCGACTTCTCGAAGATCGGGGTCGGCGGCGTGCTGGCGGCGCTGGGCCACGCCTTCTTCACGCTCAGCCTCGGCATGGGGGTGATGATCGCCTACGGCTCCTACCTGCCGCGCGGCGTGTCGATCACCCGCACCGCCGTCTCCGTCTCGGTGATGGACACCACGGTGGCGCTGCTGGCCGGGCTCGCCATCTTCCCGCTGGTCTACGCCAACGGGCTGGAGCCCTCGGCCGGGCCGGGGCTGGTGTTCAAGACGCTGCCGCTCGCCTTCGGGCAGATGCCGCTCGGCGGGCTGTTCGGGGCGGCCTTCTTCGTGCTGCTGGTCTTCGCCGCCTGGACCTCCTCCATCTCGCTGCTGGAGCCGCTGGTCGAGTGGCTGGAGGAGCATCGCGGCGTGCGCCGCGGGATCGCCGCCGCCGCCGCCGGGATCGTGGCCTGGGTGATCGGCATCGCGTCGGCCCTGTCCTTCAACCTGTGGGCCGACGTCCGGCCGCTGGGAATGTTCGCGGCCTTCGCCGACAAGGGCATCTTCGACCTGCTGGACTATCTGACGGCCAACCTGATGCTGCCGCTGGTCGGCCTCGCCACCGCGGTGTTCGCCGGCTGGGTCCTGTCCCCCCGCATCCTGGAGGGCGAGCTGTCGGAGGGCCGCGGCCACGTCTTCCGGCTGTGGCGTTTCCTGATCCGCTGGGTCAGCCCGGTCGCGGTGGCCGCGGTCTTCTGGCACAATCTCGGCTGA
- a CDS encoding molecular chaperone TorD family protein, translating into MPFGGVTASTIDDTDLMRAHAYALLARTLARPPSELLLTTLGGLEGDGTPLGEAFSALAAAARATDEAAAGAEYHALFIGVVQGELVPYASYYRTGLLHDRPLAELRADLEALGIERAPDVAEPEDHIAALCETMAALADGTLGPPDLRLQHILFRRHLAPWAGRFFADLETARSASLYRPVGTIGRLFLSIETDCFAMLEDSGS; encoded by the coding sequence GTGCCGTTCGGGGGAGTGACAGCATCGACGATCGACGACACCGACCTGATGCGGGCGCATGCCTATGCCCTGCTGGCCCGCACGCTGGCCCGGCCCCCGTCGGAGCTGCTGCTGACGACGCTGGGCGGGCTCGAAGGCGACGGCACCCCGCTGGGCGAGGCCTTCTCGGCGCTGGCCGCGGCGGCCCGCGCGACGGACGAGGCGGCGGCCGGCGCCGAGTACCACGCCCTGTTCATCGGCGTGGTCCAGGGCGAGCTGGTGCCCTACGCCTCCTACTACCGCACGGGGCTGCTGCACGACCGGCCGCTGGCCGAGCTGCGCGCCGACCTGGAGGCGCTGGGCATCGAGCGCGCCCCCGACGTGGCGGAGCCCGAGGACCATATCGCGGCCCTGTGCGAGACGATGGCCGCCCTGGCGGACGGCACGCTGGGTCCGCCGGACCTCCGGCTGCAGCACATCCTGTTCCGGCGCCACCTCGCCCCCTGGGCCGGGCGCTTCTTCGCCGATCTGGAGACCGCCCGGTCGGCCAGCCTCTACCGGCCGGTCGGAACCATCGGCCGGCTTTTCCTGTCCATCGAGACGGACTGCTTCGCGATGCTGGAGGACAGCGGGTCATGA